The sequence ACCTAAAACTCATTACTACCAAGATACCAAGCCTAAAGGCTTTAATCTATTTTGAAATAAATCCGTTAGGATTGAAATCTTTGTAGCTCAAAGCAACATAACACACCACAAACGCCGTAGGCATGGCATCTTGATTTTATTTAGCATTCATTACTACCAAGATACCAAGCCTAAAGGCTTTAATCTATTTTGAAATAAATCCGTTAGGATTGAAACCTTTGTAGCTCAAAGCAACATAACACACCACAAACGCCATAGGCGTGGTATCTTTTCCTTAGCATTCATTACTACCAAGATACCAAACCTAAAGGTTTTAATCTATTTTGAAATAAATCCGTTAGGATTGAAACCTTTGTAGCTCAAAGCGATATAACACACCACAAACGCCATAGGCGTGGTATCTTTTCCTTAGCATTCATTACTACCAAGATACCAAACCTAAAGGTTTTAATCTATTTTGAAATAAATCCGTTAGGATTGAAACCTTTGTAGCTCAAAGCGATATAACACACCACAAACGCCGTAGGCGTGGCATCTTGATTTTATTTTGTGATTGCTAAATAGATTTGATTCTGTTATAAATCAGGTTTGGCCAAGCCCATCACGAAATTAAGCCCAAAACGTAGGTTAAAATTATGGGCATTGGTACCGCGTGCAATCCCGATGAGGTTGTCGCCCACAAAATACAACTGAACATTTCCTAATTTGAGCATCGTACCCAATCCAATATTATCAAAAGTGCGGTTGTGGACAGAATAGCTACCAATCAGATTGAATACACGCCCAAAACGACGTTGATAATTAAGCGTCCAAGACGTGCGCACACCCTGAAAATATTCGGCATACACGCCACCGCCCACTTCGCTGTTTTTATCAATTTTATATTCAGCCAAAAAATACGTTTGGCCAACCAGCGGCGTAACATAGCTATCGTGCGTTTCTTCTGGCTCAAAACGCTTGCTCAGTGAGTCTTTTGTAATATCAAAATCTACGTTGGATTTATTGTATTGTTCGGATTGATTCAGAATGATAGACTGCAATTTTACGCCCGAATACGCCACATTGGCACGCATACGGCGGTTTGTAACATGGTCTTTCCAGCGAATAAACCCAACATTATTGAACGTGAACGTAAATTTCCATTTGGTATTGGGTTCGAAAGAAACGCCGCCATCAAGCGCAAAACCAATGTTACGGTTGTTGAACATATACTTTTTGGCCGTCGTTGTGCCGCCAGTGTCCCAAGGCGAAGACGTGTTCAGTATCACGTCATTATCCAAATGAATAAGCGTATCCGCCGAAAATACATTTACGTCGGTTTTGCTGGTGTAGGCGTTGGATTTGCCAAAAAGCATTTTA is a genomic window of Flexibacter flexilis DSM 6793 containing:
- a CDS encoding DUF5723 family protein, translated to MKKIFTYSYILLALLLLRVQTAQAQHELTMPFMHNLMQSAYTNPTLVSEYKVSVAVAPFFPSVSAGIRNTGFSLKDLLRNDTIYLPKMLPKLKSHNYLYTGTSLEWLAVRIKADNLHWSFNITEQINARISYPDNFARFAINGNHTEEFYQKTAYFKGLGLNAMHYREFAVGLTVDEWDNKLIFGGRAKMLFGKSNAYTSKTDVNVFSADTLIHLDNDVILNTSSPWDTGGTTTAKKYMFNNRNIGFALDGGVSFEPNTKWKFTFTFNNVGFIRWKDHVTNRRMRANVAYSGVKLQSIILNQSEQYNKSNVDFDITKDSLSKRFEPEETHDSYVTPLVGQTYFLAEYKIDKNSEVGGGVYAEYFQGVRTSWTLNYQRRFGRVFNLIGSYSVHNRTFDNIGLGTMLKLGNVQLYFVGDNLIGIARGTNAHNFNLRFGLNFVMGLAKPDL